atttactagtttactgagctagcgcgctcggccgagccgggagccatcgcgcgctctccggccgagccgggagccatcgcgcgctctccggccgagccgggagccatcgcgcgctctccggccgagccgggagccatcgcgcgctcgccggccgagccgggagccatcgcgcgctcgccggccgagccgggagccatcgcgcgctcgccggccgagccgggagccatcgcgcgctcgccggccgagccgggagccatcgcgcgctcgccggccgagccgggagccatcgcgcgctctccggccgagccgggagccatcgcgcgctcggcggccgagccgggagccatcgcgcgctcggcggccgagccgggagccatcgcgcgctcggcggccgagccgggagccatcgcgcgctcgctcagtaaactagtaaatccagtaaaggaaaaacttgagactgaaaggttttaacagtcatccaaatgactgaacgtaaatattgctacagtaacatactagctactgttgttgacattagctagcttgccgtccaaaatggtggacaccggggcgtcacgtgaccctgtgatgtcaggtgaaatacctcaatacatttACTGTAACCCAGATTGGGAAGATGATGGGCCTTAAACCCCCATTTACTGTGAGCATAGtgtttatagacccttttcatgtgacgtcacgacaaacgcggccgccattttggacatgtactaccaggagtttaccacagccagcactgaggaacagcagcaaaaagtttttactttcagcaagacttccatcatgccactatattgttgtgcacctggatgtagtaaccatcaacaaacaaggcaaggtttatcattttatcggatcccgacagagaagacggatagcggccattaacaggaaagattggcagccctcggcataccaacgcttgtgtagtgaccactttgttgtaggtaagatgaataaaattagccagaaaaggcattacattgctgttaacattctgtggtggcgagtgtgtaaccaaataggttaaaataacccattgtaacctctttgttcttctgtagtagctattgttgactagctaatgtcaacaacatagtagctagtatgttactgtagcaatgtttacgttcagtcatttggatgactgttaaaacctttcagtctcaagtttttcctttactgtatttactagtttactgtaattatgatccggcagctatttacaccagatccagtgtaaatagctgccggagccgacgtcccagcttgcccgagcgcgctagctcccagcctaccCGAGcatgctagctcccagcctgcccgagtgcgctagctccggcaagctcggacgtcggctccggcagctatttacactggatccggtgtaaatagctgccggatcataattacagtaaactagtaaatacagtaaaggaaaaacttgagactgaaaggttttaacagtcatccaaatgactgaacgtaaacattgctacagtaacataccagctactatgttgttgacattagctagtgctaacagctagctgctagtacactgctacaacacagacaccgactctaataatacagttcttggtcactgcctggtaacagcaaatttataacgggccatgtctcaacagactaagaagttatttcaatgacatttaataacattttgtttatcctgaggaccgaaagtaaatgaaaatgtgaacaaaccttagctgtaataagatggcgaccaccagctccagggacgacccgctgacgtaggcatgttacccagcctgacacaaaatatttgtaggcatccaaactcttatacgctttcagatcaatacctgtgtatggcgatgggtttttaacgaaataggtatacagatcatgtgggccgaagtcaggtaaagacaagggcttagtgtacttccgtatgtcagtgaacaatcctggtggaagcaggtaaacgtcgttctctaagcctgctaacctcaatttttgcaaatacctctccctctgctcgccctgtaaatgccctacgtcactggatagtgaaggtgttttctgcatctcgctcctttttcttttaatgtttttcatttgtcgccttcctcgcattcaaactgattcgagccgaagtccactacatgtccaaaatggcggtcgcgtttacgaaggtcacgtgactgaaaagggtctatagagaagAAAAGGCCTGGGAGTAGACAGTGCTGAGTGTGTTCATTAGAGCGCTGGCTTTATTTTGACATATGGGTTTGATGTTCTGCATGTTGGTTTATTTTGCCCAAATGGTGAAATGAATAAGATTTCCCTGTAAATGAAACTTGGAGTTTAAGAATGAGGTTAGTGTTGGTGAAAATGCAGCGAATTTAGAACTTTATAGATTCTGTATTAAATGTTGCATTTGTGAGAGCTGATAAAGTAAGGGCCGATATTTGTTATTGCATTCCTTTCTGTGCTGCTGCTGGTAACTTAGATAAATTAGTGGCATGTTCATTGATGTTTATATAATTATTTTGtctattttaaaattattttatcttAACCGTCCCAGGCGGGATGACACCACTTGGAAATTGAAATTGGCATGTTATGATTGCTGTCTGACAACGTCACATGTGCAGGGTTGAATAGCCGAGTGCAATCCCTTGTATCAGGTCATCTGTGTCAGGGACACCCCCTCCCCCATcttggctattgaggtatttcacctgacgtcacagggtcacgtgacgccccggtgtccaccattttggacggcaagctagctaatgtcaacaacatagtagctggtatgttactgtagcaatatttacgttcagtcatttggatgactgttaaaacctttcagtctcaagtttttcctttactggatttactagtttactgagctagcgcgcgatggctccgggctcggccggagagcgcgcgatggctccgggctcggccggagagcgcgcgatggctccgggctcggccggagagcgcgcgatggctccgggctcggccggagagcgcgcgatggctccgggctcggccggagagcgcgcgatggctccgggctcggccggagagcgcgcgatggctccgggctcggccggagagcgcgcgatggctcccggctcggccggagagcgcgcgatggctcccggctcggccggagagcgcgcgatggctccgggctcggccggagagcgcgcgatggctccgggctcggccggagagcgcgcgatggctccgggctcggccggagagcgcgcgatggctccgggctcggccggagagcgcgcgatggctccgggctcggccggagagcgcgcgatggctccgggctcggccggagagcgcgcgatggctcagtaaactagtaaatccagtaaaggaaaaacttgagactgaaaggttttaacagtcatccaaatgactgaacgtaaacattgctacagtaacataccagctactatgttgttgacattagttagtgctaacagctagttgctaatacactgctacaactacaccgaccctaataatacagttcttggtcattgcctggtaacagcaaatttataacgggccatgtctcaacagactaagaagttatttcaataacattttgtttatcctgaggcccgaaagtaaatgaaaatgtgaacaaaccttagctgtaatcagatgaagaccaccggctccagggacgacccgctgatgtaggcatgttacccagcctgacacaaaatatttgtaggcatccaaactcttatacgctttcagatcaatacctgtgtatggctatgggtttttaacgacataggtatacagatcatgtgggccgaagtcaggtaaagacgagggcttcgtgtacttccgtacgtcagtgaacaatcctggtggaagcaggtaaacgtcgttctctaagcctgctaacctcaatttttgcaaatacctctccctctgctcgccctgtaaatgccctacgtcgctggatagtgaaggtgttttctgcatctcgctcctttttcttttatgtttttcgtttgtcgccttcctcgcattcaaactgattcgagccgtgccgtccaaaatggcagcgtcacatgacttggtcacgtgagtgaaatacctcaatacacagGACTCCCCCTCAGTATCATGGAGCTGAAATGGCGATACTGGATCATTTGATATCCTACAAAAACAGTGTTCAGTTTGAGAATGATGCTTAAGAAGGTGTCTTCTGGACAACCTAATCAATGTAAAAGTTCTGGCACAGCCATTTTCACAACACTGAAAATATTCAGATGCCTAATTGGCACAGTGCACCGCACATCCGTGTTTTGCAGCGAAAACCAACATATGCTGTTTTATTCACATATTCAGTAGAGCTATTTGCTGTGGTGACATTAGTTACTGACTAATTCTCTGTAGTGTTTTAGAAATTGTGATCGGAGGCCAATTTTGGGAATGAGACTCGCAATGGGGCCCTCATCTAAAAGAAGAAAACTCTCATCTACTGCCTCACCTGAAACACAGAAAACCGTAGTTGTACGTTGTGGGTCTTATAATGGCACAAATTATACAGCTAACCCACTCCCATCCCAGCCCTTATCCACAGACACACAATACACATTTTACTGTGTATTATATTGTATACTATTGTTGATAAATATAAGTATTGTAGTTTTCCATTGCAGAAACTTCCAGCAATTACACATTTACCTCCAAAACCATCTGTGAGCTTGTGAAGCTGCTATTTTGCAAGTTTGTTTTTGACACAGCTGTCCGTTTATATGCATACAAAGGCTGCAGGAGAAACACACATCTGTCAAAACAAAATCAACATGTCTGTCTCAATGAAGAAAAGTAGCAGCAATGTCGTAACATTTGATGGTATCTGTGTCAATATGAATAAGGATTGACATTCACCACCTCTATCACCATGCAAACTGGCTAACTGTGAATACATTTTTCCATGTAATTTTGCTGCCTTTACAGGAGGGAGAGTTTGTATAAGCACATCATAATATTACAAACCTTAATCTGTGTAGCTTTAAACTGCCCCCTTGCCAGTCGCCGTCTTCCCGGGCACAAAGACTGTTCATTGGGGAAAAAACAGTGCTTTTAAATGTAGTGTGACCCAGCGGCTGGGGTGTTTCGACTCAACAGCAGCCCAACAGCTGCGCAAGGTTAGAAGTGACCGTGCCTGAGCACACTGGACAATGCCTAGCTGTTAAAAGTACACAAAACTACACAACATGGTCGTCACAAACAAACCATTATTTGTTTATGTTAATTAATCAGATCATCCACAATCATCGCTGAAAATCAGcaggggaaggagcttagaaacaGCTGGTTATGGCTTGCGGCTCCTTGTCCCATTGACTGTCCATTCCCTTCCCTGTCGGTTCCCTTCTGTCTGTGGATCGCCACTCTGCTGATCCGCTGAAACCACTTTGTTTACTGCCCTCCAAAATCAGCCCTTTTCCAGTGCATTTTGAAAGATACTGGACAGGACAGATGGaagaatagcttttttttttaaattgtaatgtAGCGCAAATACTATAATGACTGATTTAAATGGATGCAGCTGCTGGGTAGATTACATCATATTTGACTGTCCTCAACCACTAAGCCAGCAGCTGGGTTATAGAAAGCAACTCAGAATGAGTTAAAATAACCCAAGAATATGACCCCACAGCCTCGACCCAGCGTTTAGGTTGGGGGAGGAAGAAAAACAAGGCAGCGTTTTTTCGAGGGTACTTGTGTGGTGAAGCGTCGGCTCTGTTAACAGTGTACACAGACATCGGTGTGGATCAGAGCTGAGTGCCGGGCCGAGTAATaaggtgatgttctgtgttctgtGACCTGTAGCTGTAGTGGACCGAGGAGTTTAGAATCCGGGCCTTGAAGCCACAGACGGGCTCAAAAGGGAACGCCAATGTTGCACAAACACAGAGTGCTTTTACTAACCTCATTACAGTGATGGCTGTTTGTTTGTTGACAGGGAGTAACTGCGCATGAGCAGACCATGATCTGTCGGCAGTTGTTTGCAGTTCGCTCAGCCGATCAAAACGGCGTAAAAAATAATGTGAATGATAATGTTTCTGTGCACAGAAAGGATGAAGAATGCGCTCGCCAGTGAAAAGCTGTGGCGTTCTGTTTCtttttgaatgtgttttactgcggGACCGTTGTTCTTAGGCATGAGGCCCGCCCACTCCGGGTCTCAACTCGGTCCTGTAGAGAGAGTGTATAAAGGCTGTGGGTGCTGCGCAGTGACATGAACTGAGCGGTTTGATTTGGAGAGAGCAGCGCGATGTCTGGCAGAGGAAAGGGCGGCAAGGGGCTCGGGAAAGGAGGCGCTAAGCGGCACCGGAAAGTTCTTCGCGACAACATCCAGGGAATCACCAAGCCGGCTATTCGCCGTCTGGCTCGCCGTGGCGGTGTGAAGCGCATTTCCGGCCTGATCTACGAAGAGACCCGCGGTGTGCTGAAAGTGTTCTTGGAGAACGTGATCCGCGACGCCGTTACTTACACGGAGCATGCCAAGAGAAAGACCGTCACCGCTATGGATGTGGTGTACGCCCTGAAACGCCAGGGACGCACTCTGTACGGCTTCGGCGGTTAAACGCTCCGACACTGAACCGCACCAACACAAcggctcttttaagagccaccCACTTACTCATAGAAGAGTAAACTCGTGTTTGTCTGTGTTGTTCCTTTGTCTTACACTAAATGCAGAGTTGAATGAATACTTATTTACGGAAGATACATCGAGAAAAGTTGCTATATCAATGAGTAAGTAAAGGAGCTATTTTACTTACAAAGCGAAAATAACCGAGTAAAAATTATATGGGTGCTGCGCAATGACTTCTATTGAGTCGCTTGACTGAGttattttaaatgttttatttgtaTCTGCGGATAAATGGAAGTCTGCCTTGTGACAATATACCTTGTTAAAAGCACAAAACGTATGTGAAGTGGTGAATGTATTGAAATACGCACAAGGCTTTGTCCTTGATACATGTAGATCAATTATTAAATACAGCATTACCTTTGCTCATTTCCAAGCAGCGGAGAAAACTTTCTGCTTCTCTCTTCTGATTACTGAAGCGGCGCTCAGACACCACAATATCTAAAAGGACAAAAACCTGTCAGTCAAACCGCGAGGAGTTCTAGAACTCTGGCCACTGTGTCCTAACAGCTGTTCTGTTTCACTGCTCCGACTCCACTCGAACCGTGAGCTCAAACAGAACGGTGTTCCGTGCAGGGGATGGAGACGGGCTCGTTtctgtgagacagtgaggtggctcttaaaagagccTTTGTGTGCGTTAGACGGAGTCCGCGTTTAAGCGCGCTCTCCGCGAATACGGCGTGCCAGCTGAATGTCCTTGGGCATAATGGTCACTCTCTTGGCGTGGATGGCACACAGGTTAGTGTCCTCGAACAGGCCGACCAAGTATGCCTCGCTCGCCTCCTGCAGTGCCATGACAGCCGAGCTCTGGAAGCGCAAATCGGTCTTAAAGTCCTGAGCGATTTCTCTTACCAGGCGCTGGAAGGGCAGCTTACGGATGAGCAGCTCAGTAGATTTCTGATAACGGCGGATCTCCCTCAGAGCCACGGTGCCGGGCCTGTAACGGTGAGGCTTCTTCACGCCGCCGGTAGCGGGGGCGCTCTTGCGGGCAGCCTTCGTGGCGAGCTGCTTCCTGGGCGCCTTGCCACCAGTGGATTTACGGGCCGTCTGCTTGGTTCTTGCCATGGCGGAGAGCTCTGCACTTCACAGATGAGAAACAGAATAAACGGCGCCGGCGGACGCTGGCTTTTTCAACTCTAACAGCGCCCTGCGCTCATTGGGCGTCTTGAACGCGGTCGCCTGTCATTGGAGAGAACGCGCTGCGTCACCTATTCGCTATTGGACCGTCTTTTCCCGCCGACACAGTTTGAGAAACAGCCACACCCGTCCCTAATTTATTGCCGCTCGCGCGGCTCCGCAGAGCCAACAGCGCAGCTTAGCGCGTTTTGTAGGTTCAATCGCCGCACGGACAGCGCCGTCATAATCTATTTTCACCCATCAGCCTTCCTTTATCGCCAGCACactactgttattattattatactattaCGACTAAAATGCATCATTACTATTAACACCACTTGATTATACTGTTTATGA
The DNA window shown above is from Neoarius graeffei isolate fNeoGra1 chromosome 18, fNeoGra1.pri, whole genome shotgun sequence and carries:
- the LOC132865918 gene encoding histone H4; translation: MSGRGKGGKGLGKGGAKRHRKVLRDNIQGITKPAIRRLARRGGVKRISGLIYEETRGVLKVFLENVIRDAVTYTEHAKRKTVTAMDVVYALKRQGRTLYGFGG
- the LOC132865892 gene encoding histone H3, which gives rise to MARTKQTARKSTGGKAPRKQLATKAARKSAPATGGVKKPHRYRPGTVALREIRRYQKSTELLIRKLPFQRLVREIAQDFKTDLRFQSSAVMALQEASEAYLVGLFEDTNLCAIHAKRVTIMPKDIQLARRIRGERA